The Chitinophaga pinensis DSM 2588 region TACAACTAACTTAAACTGGTGTTCAACCACCTTGCCTACACCCTGTTTATATTGGGAATTGAAATAAGTTCCTATGGGTTTATAGACGAAGACGTCCATACTATCCGGGCTGTCCGGTACTTGTCCTGTAATAACAACCTGTTGCGCAAACGCGGTGAAAGGAATCAGTAGGATAAATAGTATTTTTCTCATATCGTTTTCTAACTTGTCAAATCGGACCCTCATGAGCTACCGGTGACAATTTCCAGTTGGCCCCATTAATTTACACAAAAAAAAGAAATCCCCGGGATGAATATGCCCGGGGAGCCTGCTTTTTTTGTTAATCGACCTTATTTTTTTTCTCACAGGAACTGCTCAACGGTCTTTCACAGTAGCAGGCGTGTATAGGGTATAGGATAGGTAGTTATTAGTTGACTCCGTCAGTTCTGAGATAACTCAGCACTTTCTCAGAGTAGATTTCTCCTTTTTTAAAATGGCCACGGTAGGTGTATGTGATATTCCCACCCAGATCTGTAATGAATGTGTCTCTCATATCGTGAAAGAATCCAGTTTTCGAACCAAACAGCCTCAATGCGTCATTCTGAGGATCACTCAGCAGCACATACGGCAGATTATGCTGTTTCCGGAAAGCCTTATGACTTTCAACACTACCATTGCCAATACCGATGATCATGGCATTGGCGGCTTTGAAATCCGGATAACTATCTCTGAAACCGCAGACTTCCTTTACAGCCATCTCACTGTCGTCTTTATGATAAAAAAAGATGACCAGCTTGTGTTTTCCTATATATTCACTCACCACAAAATCATTTCCATCCTGGTCTTTCAAAACAAACAAGGGCAGTTTGTCTCCAGCTTTGAGAGAAGACTGTGCGTATATCACATTGGCGGCAAACAATAGGGCAAGGGTTAGTAGCATTTTTACCTGTTTCATGTTCGTGGGTTGATTGTGAAATAATGACAATGCGAAAGTAGGCGCTGTCAGCTGTAGGAATGATGACTGGCATCAGCGCATACAATGACGCTGGTCTGGTAATTGTGTAATGAAACCAGCAATCATCATATAATTACCTGATAACTTTGGGAATATGAAAAAGCCATATAGAAAAAAAGACCTGCCGGTGGCGGAGATCCGGCGATACCTGGAACCAGGACCAACTGTACTGGTGAGCTCTCACTGGAAAGATGATACGAATATCATGACGATGGGTTGGCATACAGTAATGGAGTTTTCTCCATCGATGATCGGCTGTATGATCACAGCGGCTAATTATAGTTTTGAGCTGATCAAAAAAAGCAAAGAGTGTGTGATTAATATTCCGACCCATGACATGATCGATGAGATTATAGGCATAGGGAACAGCACAGGTGAAGAAATAGATAAATTCAGTGAATTTGGGTTAACGGCGGTAGCAGCTGAAAAGGTAAAAGCACCCCTCATAAAGGAATGCTATGCCAATTTTGAGTGTAAGGTGATTGACGAACACCTGTTACCAAAGTATAACTTCTTTGTGCTTGAAGTGGTGAAAGCGCATGTTGCGGTTTCTCCTAAATATCCCCGCACGGTACATTACAGAGGGGATGCGACGTTTATGATCTCAGGCAGGAATCTTTCATATCCCGGCAAATTCAAATCTCAGAACCTGTAAGATCAGTAACTGGCTTGTCCGATATCCAGGCGGTTGATTTTACCCTCACTGTTGATCTGGAACTTGAAATAGGTTTTAAAATCGCCCCAGTGATCACTGTGGATATGGCCATATATGTCCAGACCATTATTCTCTACCTTGTCGATACTGGTAAAGCGGTCGTGTCCTAATGCCTTCTCAAAGAAACTACGGAAATTCATTTTATTACCATCATCATGCAGGATTGCATCTGCAGTAAACAATGCAAACCATGCCTTGCTGTCGGCACTTTGTAGTGCGTCTATCGCCTTTCTGACGGTCGTGTTGGTTAATTTATCAGTATTCATTGTCTTGGATGTTGTTTGCGCGAACGAAGTCAGGGCAAATGTTACACACACGATTATACTCAGGAATATTTTCATTATTAATCTGCTTTAGCGAGCGGATGCTGTAGAAAAATAGCGACCAGGTTCATCAGGAGAAAGGGGAGTTCTACAGCGGCGCCTTTTATATCTTTTAATGATAACTCACAACACATAATCAGCAGGATGGAGGCGGCCATCAGGAAATTGCCTGCAACGAAGGTTCCTGGGAACAAGATCAATACAGCACTCAGCAAGGTAACAAGTCCCATTATCAGGATAACGTTACGGCTGAATTGAAAGCGGCCGAGCATCTGCACCATTTCCGGTTTACCGGAGACCATGGCCCATCCCTGTTTGACGCCCATGAATACGATAAAGAGAACCAGCAGGGCATTGAAAATTCTGATGATCATAGTTGCTATTTTTTACATCAACAGATCGCGGGGAAACTTAGTTTGTAGCTCCACCATTTACCAGCAAATGCTGACCGGAAACAAATGAAGACAAGTCGCTTGCGAAGAACTCCGCGAGATTAGCAACGTCTTCCACTTCTGCCAGACGCCCCATCGGACAACTATCCAGCAATTGCTTTCTCAGTTCAGGATATGCTGCGGGGTCTACGAAGATACCAGAATGATCAACAGCGAAAGGTATGATAGAGTTCACCGTTACGCCTCTGTGTCCGATTTCTTTAGACAGTACATCTACCATGTAGCGGGGAGTGGTCTTGCTGCCACCATATACGGCCATACCAGGTACGGGGAAGGAGGTGGTGCTGGAGGCAACATATATGATACGTCCATTGTTTTCTACCTGTCTGGCCGCTTGTTGCATGGTGAAGTAAGAGCCTTTGGTATTGATAGAGAATACGCGGTCAAACTGTTCTTCTGTGAAATCTGTTACGGGTGTTTCTACCAGTTCGATACCCGCATTTGCCACTACGATATCCACTTTTCCGAAAGCTGCTTTGGCTTCACTGAACAGTCGCTCGATATCTGCAACCTTACTTACATCTGCCTGTACGGCGATCACTCTTCCGCCCATGGCTTTAATATTGCCTACTACTTCA contains the following coding sequences:
- a CDS encoding peroxiredoxin, with protein sequence MKQVKMLLTLALLFAANVIYAQSSLKAGDKLPLFVLKDQDGNDFVVSEYIGKHKLVIFFYHKDDSEMAVKEVCGFRDSYPDFKAANAMIIGIGNGSVESHKAFRKQHNLPYVLLSDPQNDALRLFGSKTGFFHDMRDTFITDLGGNITYTYRGHFKKGEIYSEKVLSYLRTDGVN
- a CDS encoding flavin reductase family protein gives rise to the protein MKKPYRKKDLPVAEIRRYLEPGPTVLVSSHWKDDTNIMTMGWHTVMEFSPSMIGCMITAANYSFELIKKSKECVINIPTHDMIDEIIGIGNSTGEEIDKFSEFGLTAVAAEKVKAPLIKECYANFECKVIDEHLLPKYNFFVLEVVKAHVAVSPKYPRTVHYRGDATFMISGRNLSYPGKFKSQNL
- a CDS encoding nuclear transport factor 2 family protein, which produces MNTDKLTNTTVRKAIDALQSADSKAWFALFTADAILHDDGNKMNFRSFFEKALGHDRFTSIDKVENNGLDIYGHIHSDHWGDFKTYFKFQINSEGKINRLDIGQASY
- a CDS encoding SDR family oxidoreductase; this encodes MNSLKNKVAIVTGSARGLGKAIAERYAALGADIVVNYSRDKASADEVVGNIKAMGGRVIAVQADVSKVADIERLFSEAKAAFGKVDIVVANAGIELVETPVTDFTEEQFDRVFSINTKGSYFTMQQAARQVENNGRIIYVASSTTSFPVPGMAVYGGSKTTPRYMVDVLSKEIGHRGVTVNSIIPFAVDHSGIFVDPAAYPELRKQLLDSCPMGRLAEVEDVANLAEFFASDLSSFVSGQHLLVNGGATN